The following is a genomic window from Oncorhynchus kisutch isolate 150728-3 linkage group LG6, Okis_V2, whole genome shotgun sequence.
atttaagaatgatggaagccactgtgttctcggGGACCTTCGATGCTGCGGACATTTTgtgtacccttccacagatctgtgcctcgacacaattctgtcttggagctctaaggacaattccttcgacctcctggcttggtttttgctctgacatgcagtgtcaactgttcgaccttttatagacaggtgtgtgcgtttccaaatcatgtccaatcaattgaatttaccacaggtggactccaaacaagttgtaaaaacatctcaaggatgatcaatggatcaATTTCGAGcctcagaataaggctgtaacatgtaaaatgtgaaaaagttaagggatctgaatactttccgaaagcactgtaagTGATATGGATCAGCATACTTGTCATGGGGCTGTGGGTTAGATGTTGTTGGGGACTGAGAAGCCATAAGACATACACAAGGAACATAAACATAGTTAATATCCATTAAACAAAAAACAAGCAAGGAAATATAATTCCTCAACTGCATATCCATTTTACTGGTGAGATGTTCCCCACAATTGTGTTAGAATACCCTCTTGTGACTGAAATATGTACTGCACTTTAGGGAATGGTTACAATATTTCAGTCGATTGCAAATACTTTCAGGAGCATGATATAGTAGTGATCAGTGTCGTTAAGTTGAGAGGGAAGACTTTTAAATACATAGGCACAAGAGAATGTTGACAGTAACAGTTAAAGCTATGCAATTGGTGACAAAgtactgtaaatcaaatcaaatcaaatatcattgatcacatgcacatatttagcagatgttattgcgggtgtagcgaaatgcttgtattcctagctccgacagtgcagtagtatctaacagtgcagtattatctaaaacaattcacaacaatacacacaaatctaagacttaaagaatggaattaatagatatataaatattagattgagcaatgtcgaAGTGGCATtcactaaaatacagtagaatagaatacagtatatacatatgatatgagtaaagcagtatgttaacattatttaaacataattaaagtgactaatgttccattattaaagtggccagtaattccaagggcagcagcctctaacgGGCATgcttgagtaaccgggtggaagccggctagtgatggctatttaacagtctgatggccttgagaaagaagctgtttttcagtctctcggtcccagctttgatgtaactgtactgacctcaccttctggatgatagcggggtgaacaggccggatggttgatgtccttgattatctttttggccttcctgtgacatcgggtgctgtagatgtccagtgatgcgttgggcagaccacactcCCCaatggagagccctgcggttgcgggtagTGCAGTTACCTTCCCCATTccgataggatgctctcaattgggcatctgtaaaagtttgtgagggtcttaggggccaatccaaatttcttcagcctcctgaggttgatgaggcactgttgcgccttcttccaCCACTCTGTGTGGGTGactatttcagattgtcagtgatgtatatgccgaggaacttgaagctttcctgccttctccactgcagtcctgtcgatgtggatacaggcgtgctccctctgctgtttcctgaagtcaatgatcagctccttggttttgttgacattgagtgagatgtTATTTTCCTGGCATTACTCTCCCAGGTCCCCCacctcgtcattgttggtaatcaggcctactactgttgtgtttcgtctgcaaactttatgattgagttggaggcgtgcatggccacgccatcatgggtgaacaggagggtgctgagcacgcacccttttATTTATgtatgaacctttatttaaccaggcaagtcagttaagaacaaattcttatttacaatgacggcctaccccggccaaaccctcccctaacccagactaTGCactgcgccgccctatgggactcctgatcacggccggttgtgatacagcccgggattgaaccagggctgattgaaccagggtctgtagtgacgaatctaacactgagatgcagtgccttagaccgctgcgccactcgggggcccctgtgttgaggatcagtgaagaggtgttgtttcctaccttcaccacctgagggcggcccgtcaggaagtccaggacccagtggcacatggcagggttcagacccagggccccgagcttggaggatactatggtgttgaattctgagcaatagtcaatgaacagcagtcttacataggtattcctcttatccagatggtatagggcagtgtgcagtgcgatggcgattttattgtctgtggatctattggggcggtaagcaaattgaagagggtctagggtgtcaggtaaggtagaggtgatatgatccttactagactctcaaagcacttcatgatgacagaagtgagtgctacggggcagtagtcatttagttcagttacctttgctttgttgggtacaggaacaatggtggacatcttgaagcaagtggggacagcagactgggatagggcgagattgaatatgttggtaactgtctagtcagctggtctgcacatgctctgaggacgcggctagggatgccgccttgcaagggttaacgtGCTTAAACGTCTtacgtcagccacggagaaggaaagtccacagtccttggtagcgggccatatCAGTGGTACTGTGTTATCCTAAAAGTGGGCTAAGAAGGGGTTTATCTTGTCCGGAGCAGAGTTAAGGGGGTAGACCCAACAAGTCCCTCACCTTGACCATTAGGCCAAAACCAAGGTCTGAACCGGTTGATGAGATCTTTGGTGTTGATTAGATTTCTGATGTTACACTACCCCTTTCCTTCCCACACGTAACTATCTCAAGTCGATAACACCTGGGCACACCTCCGATGGCCTTACAGTAGCGCTATCCCACTTCTAACACCAGTACAATCCTGCTGTCTGCCACACCTTAATCATTACACCAAATACATTAATTCACAGGTGTCACAAAAAGAGGATGCCACTCTACAGTATATCAAGCAGGAAGAAAACAGCAGCTGCAAAATGTATCAAATGTTAATTTCACCAGACATCATACAATAGTTACCTGTAATGAAAGTCACAGCAAGCAAGTATTAAATTGATTGCAAAGGTAAGGGGCTTGGGTCTTTCCATCATTTTGTCTCACTTTCTGCAGTGTCTAAACATTCTGTTCTGCTTGGTTCTTCAGTGCCACTGTGACTTTTCTACATTTTTAAGGATGGAAATCCCTTCATAACAATCAAAGGACCAAGTGGGGAGAAGGGTTAACACCAATGCTTTATATACACATCTGGTTAACATGGCTAACACACGTTCAATGTCATTGTGTCAAAAGGGATagtaatccatgctttggtttagtttctgTATCGATGTGGTATGTGTGGCAATGGCGGAATAACATTAAAAACTTGTTAACTATGATTGATGGGGATGGTCGTATTTGCTAGCTGTAACCAACTAATAGTTTCCCTGGTGCAGTTTCCACATGCtaacgttttagcatttgtggcacataTCCCATGCAAGTCATGGGCCTCACATGTTCAAAAATCTAAaagtgactttgttgagcttcacaatACATTTTTGATACTTTCAGATTTGGACATAACATACTTGGATTTGGGTATTTTTAATATTGCATTCATTACTGAAGCATAAAATTGTCATGATGGGAACTAGACTAGTTAAAATGCTTGGGTTGGCATTCTAGACAGGTCTATTGTGATTGAATGTTAGTCCTGTTACCCAGTGAAAAGGAAATAAAAAGAACAGACTCAGTACAAGTTAATGAACTTTTTTATATCATACATACGACCGCTTGAATATAATACAAAGGGCTTGTCCATTTTGTATCTTTTTGTAACATCATATACACAGCAAGTATTGACTAGATCTTACAATCTGTGGACACAGGTACTTCCCCATGCCGTTTAAtcttaacagtgcatgtcagatgtCCTGTAACCAAACTATGTTGTCAATCACTCAAAATCAGACTGGGGGACAGAAAATAAAGGGTGGCAAGTAGGACAAAGCTTTTTATTTGAATGAAACAGGGAGCAGAGCAGAAATTATACTGAACACTTAGGAGTAAACGTTGGATGTTTGTTGACTGGTTATATGGTGACGATCATGGCTTTCACACACATGTATCAGTAGCCTGACTTCAAATGGACCCACGGTTGAAGCTTATGCCAATTTTAATGCAACTTAAATTAGTTCCTGTAATACGCACATCATTTCTTATGTATTTGTTATATATTAAAACACAGCTGTCATTCAGGTTCGTagacatacacccacacactatACCCTGTCTATAATATTTAAGGTATGCATATCTATTGTCCTGTTTAAATTTAAACCCTACAAGTTTTGCATTTGTACTGGCATTGTCAACTACTTTGGCCTGGAAGCACTGTTACCCATTGACTAATATCACAGAATAACTTCCACTGCAtggtctccacattgacttaaATGTACTCAAAATACCATTAGGAAAAAAGTAGTGAGTTCTAAACTTcctttattaaaaaaatataaatatatacataaatTCTATTTCAACTATTAAAATGGGGTTGAAAAGTAAACACCTGAAGCCTGTGTTGTCATGGACACCTTTCCTCTAGCTGTTGCCGCCCCGTTCCATTTGCAACTGGTACAAAACGTTGGCCAGTTCTCTCTGGCATCACACGAGGAGACTGGAGTATGACGCTCCAGCAGACAGGGCTCACTtctcactccatccatccctacTAGTTTCCTTTTGGATTTAACACCCATGGTGAGAGCTTCAGTCAAACATGTGAATTTGAGCTAATTTAGAGCAGTACCCCATCTCCAAAACCATCTAAACATGTGGATGTGTACAGTGCCTCTGCTAGCTAGGTCAAATAGGGTTGCTTCAAAATTGAGGGGGGGAAAGCGGTACCATTTTAGCCACTACCATGAAGACTGCCAAAAGTCATTTTAAGGCAGCTTTACCCAGATAGATAGGCATGTTTGAAACAGCCTCTAAATCCCAGGTCTCAAATCGAAGGATTAATGCAGTTATTAACATTTTTTCCCTCTCGACTCATGAATACGAGGACTTGCCTCGACTCATAGCCACCATACTGATACTCCGGAACCCGCAGAGTAGCAACCAGCGTTGGCATCTATTGTCCCTCAAGTCCTTGATAACGGGAAAAAAAGTTATACCAATGAGATTGTTTTTGTCTTTTTGTCTTTTTTTGAGAACCTTACAACCAATTCTGTCGAGGATACAGCTAACAGTAAATGTATTGAGTTCAACAACAGTTCCAGTTTTGCTAAAGCAATAGATACAGCCATTTTTACTGACATTTAAAAAAGGTCTTGATACACCTTGTGTCAAAGTGCAGAACTGCTACATTATTTGTTACAGACATCTATGTGCTATAAAAAACAGCTTTGGTACAATAAATtatcaaaagggaaaataaatcttTGTAAAATTCACAGCATAATtgtgagacaaaaaaaaaaatcagtcACATAAAATTCTGCATGTTTTCATTTTCAAGAAGAACCGAAGACATTTGTGCAGAAGCTCTGTTGGAGGAACCACATGCTGAAGAAACAAAGCAAAGAAAAGCAAGTAAAAAGCAGGAAGGGACACAGTCGTAGCTAATTCCATCCATCTTGCAAAAACACCACTGTGAACTTGCAAGGCCCTGCAATCACTGGGCCTTGCAAGTCATACATTTTAGTTAAAGGCCTCTTAAATTAGCATTCTCAAAAACACCTTTTCTTCCTATTTTAGATTTTTTaagatttttttgtttttatccaTACTTCAAAAATACAGGAAAGCTATTTTCTCATTTAAACGATAATGTCCAGCTTCTTTCACCCACCCTCATTTCAGAGTCAAAAAAATCATAAGGCCAAAGGTTTATCTCAAAAAACTGCTACTGCCCGGACATCTGTACTTTAGTTTTGGGCAGGACCGGCCCTGGCTGCTGATCCCCAGTAGATCTCGTCAGTGTGGCCCTGTTCCAGGGACCTGGTCAGGGCCCACCTTCACTGCTCTGGGGCCTCCCAGCTCTCTGCTGCCCAGCTGCACACATGTTGACCTCGGCTAGAGAGCGCCGGCCCACAGTACGCATCGGCACCCATCTCAAACAGAGAAAGAGTGACACGGACAAACCCAGCGGGACGGAACCCCCCTGCATAATGCTTCATTCCTCTGCAACTCTACAGGTCTCACAACTCACAGGTGGAATTgcacaacagaacagagaaaTTCAAATGAGAACAAAAAGTACAAAAGATAAAATAATTCTTGCCAAAGACAGGGGGAAAAAGGCAAATGTGTGGATAGGAGTTGCTGGAAGTGTTATGGTACTGTAGCAATTTCTTTACTAAATAGCCGTTGGCAAAAGAGGGACACGTAATTTTCTAACCACACACTTCTAAGCTCTCAGCTGACAATAACAAGGAATAATGCAAACCATGCAGTCAAGTGAGAGGTGAATGTGAAATGTATGGGTGTTTCAGTACTGTTGTGAAGTATGCAATGCGAGACAGTTTGTAGTAAAAATCTGTAATTCCCTGTGAACACTGAAAATGGTAAATCCAAAAATCCCATTTGAAAACCAAAGTAAATAGAGAAACCCAAGTGTGGCATGGGGAAGAGTAGTTGGAGAGATGGTGGGCTCTGCACTGTGGTAGCGGTGATAATCGCCCCTCTAATTATAAGCAGCTTTTTGATCTCTATGCACTTTTTTGTTGAAAAAAACACCacctaaaaaaatacaaatagaaaaaaacaaaaacattctcAGTTTAGTCATGAACTGGCGACAGAACTCTGCTGTACACAGACTCCCGCCATGGGCGACTCCTCCCTGTCTATGCCCTGTCTCATGCCCATGGGGTAGGTGGGGTGGCCCGCCATTCCAGTCTCTTGTCTGGGGTTGGAGAAGGCACCCAGTCCCATGGTCATGCTCCCATTCCTACCAAAGTCCAAGGCTGCGTTGGTGGGGAGCGGGCGCAACTGGTAGGCCTGGTTGCCCTGGGCCCCGGTGGAGGAGgaagatgtggaggaggaggaggcggaggaagacagggaggtcATGGACAGGTGGCCGTGCACCACCTCCATGGAGTTCTCCGTGGAGGCGCTGTTGGTGGGGGAGCGGTATAGGCGGGGCCGGGGCCGTGCTGGCAGGCCCTGCTGTCCATGAGGATGATGGTGTCCATGGTGATGGTGTccgtggtgatggtggtgatgggtgGAGGAGATGTTGCCGGGGGCTAAAGGGTGGATGGCTTTGGGCGCCTGGGGAGGCACGTGGAAGGTGGTCTCCTGGACGGGATGGGTCTCCACCGTCACCGTCTGCACCCCTTCGCCACCAGCCCAGCCCACGGGGGGAGGAAACGGCTGCCTCGCCTAAcgcacaacaacaacacagtcagttTGAGTAACTAACAACTGATAAGAGGTCATTTAACTCTGTCTGAATAAACACACATTTGTTATGAGAACCCAACACTTCCCCTGTGGCTATGGGACTCATCTAGCTCAAATGGTTGATGTAAAGGTTGTCAACCTGGGTTATAAGTTGGCCAGGAGCaatagtgtatgtgtgtttgtgtgacttgCCTGTGGGCAGAGATTTTCGCAGTCCATGACCTGCACGGAGGCGCTGAAGTGACCTCCGCTGTGCCGGAGCTGATGCGTGGGGTCCGAGCGAGCCCGCCCACTGGTGCTTGTGCCAGATGACCCTCCTGCAGGAAAGAGAGAAGCAGGTTGACATTCAATTTTAATGTTGAACTTTTGAGACTGTTCCATTCTGCCTGATGGCGCTACACTACTGTACCTGAGCTGTTAGTTCATTGCTATCATTTCATCATGTCTGATCCAGGGTTTGAAATCCATTCCTGAGGGATTCCCAGTGTGCTGGGCTAGAACAAACAAAGTGAACAGCCTGGGGTTCCCCCAGGATTGGACAGAGACACGGGTCTAACATCATGCTAAAGCTTCATCATGAACACCCACTTCTCCTAGCAGCTGCAGTGCTCTCCCTACCTGAGCTGGAGGAGGTGCTGGAGGTGGTTCCCGAGGACTGGGACTGCTCCAGTGCTGGGCTGGTGGACACACTGCTGCTCGTATTGGTCCCCTCATCCGCCGTCTTCTTGAAGAAGCTATGCTGCAGAGCGTAGTAGGGCTGGATGCGGCTCTTGGGGTCGTAGTCCAGCATCCGCAGGATTAGGTCCTTGAACTTCAAGTAGTCGGCTACAGCGTGGCCAGACTCGCCTGCCCGCCGCCCCCCAGGACCCCCCGCCTCCACACCCAGAATGCTGTGCAGCTTCCGCGTGCCCGGCGGCttatactgcacacacacacacacagagagcagaaACTTTAGGAGGATGCATACTATTGCAAAGAAGAGTtatgacatcacaacacaacataatTGACAGAGTGATTTGTTGAACTCACCCTTTTGCCATCTTTGGTCTTCTTTGCACCCCACGTACTGTCAGACATCTTCTCAAAGAACTTCCTGGCCTTGGGGGCCTGGTCTAATATGTAATTGGGAGGGACGCCCAGCACTTCCACTATTTTGTTCATTTGATCAATCTGAAAAATCAGGAAGACATGATTGAGAACAACATCTTAACCTCTTCTGGACTGTACAGGAGTTTAAAATGACCTGTTCCTCAGAGTTTAAAAAACgttatctttttttaaatatacaaatATTGATAAAACATAGAGATAACATTTTTCAAAACTAAAACAACTCAAATAGGTGAAAAGTTGAGTCATGTCTACAACTAAAAAGTAAAAAAGCATCACAGCTCCCTCTGTTGGTCATTATAAGGTTCTCACTCCCTATGCCTGCCATCTTCATAATGGCAAAAACTGAAAATCTCTCATGAGCACAATAATGTTGCAGGACAGCATAATCTGACAAGTTATATCATCCCAAATAATGACTGCATCATTTTCATTCCATAAATCCTACCTCGTTGGCCCCACTAAAGAGGGGCTCTCCGGTGTGCATCTCCACCAGGATGCAGCCCAGGGACCACATGTCAATGGCCAGGTCGTAAGGCATGCCCAGCAACACCTCTGGGGATCGGTAGAACCGACTCTGGATGTACTGGTAGATCTGAGTGATAAGAAAGGGGTCACGGCTGTTAGGACATGGCATTTATGTTCTCCTTTTGTAGGAGGTCAACTATAAAGACAAACAGACGGCAGGTTTTCAGCAGAAATAAAGTTTGTTAGCTACAGTGGTTGTTCCCTCAAGGTTAGAAGAGGATAACGGGTTGCTACAATTTGGTACTTATGTCATCATATGTGTAGGGTTGGCCATGTAATGTGCAATCTTTTCCACACAAATATGAATGAAAAACATTTGTTAATTTTCTTTCCACATCATACTCTACCAATCCATCTATCCAATAATAAATTAATCCATTAAATACAAAATCCATAGTGGGTCACAACTAGTGATGCACCGACATTACATTTTTGGCACATACCGATATATTCCTTGCCAAAAGAAAAACGATACCATTTTTTTAAGCAGCCTtataagcattctagtacagttaaatagttatcacacacacatggacgctgcggtctaaggcactgcatcttagtgcaagaggcgtcactacaggccctggttcgaATTCTGGCTGTATCACATTCGGCAGCGATTGGGGGTCCGATTAGGGCaacgcacaatttgcccagcgtcgtccggggtaggccgtcattgtaaataagaatgtgttcttagctgacttgcctagttaaataaaggttacacccACGCATGTCAAATAAGCTTGATGACCAATCAGGACATGAATATGACCGCACATCACATAATAATTAAATGCGTTTATTAATTTTTTATGTAGTTATTAGACATTGATTACACTAATCACTCGTATTTCGTATGTCaaaacgattcatcgatacgtatgctatgacactggtaaagttgtctcacgcacctacagtgctggtcataaaaaaaagctagctagctcatggatgcaaacaatgctcttccccaaaaacatagcaaaacgaaaacctgtttcagtagctatagttacctagctatatagttagctagctgtcatcatctaaaatacccctaatttataagacggttcttatttgattaatggtggtcggaccaatctacagtggggagaacaagtatttgatacactgctgattttgcaggttttcttacttacaaagcatgtagaggtctgtaattttttatcataggtacacttcaactgtgagagacggaatctaaaacaaaaatccagaaaatcacatggtatGATTTTTaggtaattaatttgcattttattgcatgacataagtatttgatcacctacccaccagtaccaaccagtaagaattccggctctcacagacctgttagtttttctttaagaagccctcctgttctccactcattacctgtattaactgcacctgtttgaactcgttacctgtataaaatacacctgtccacacactcaataaaacagactccaacctctccacaatggccaagaccagagagctgtgtaagggcatcaggggtaaaattgtagacctgctcTGTGACCTGGGTGTCacagagtagactgataccccatttcattgtttcacattccaaccttgtttaacattatctaatctaaatatggcatgattccaccaattgtaaccttctgcattACTTTTGCATTActtttttattttgaaggcaaaccacaAATTCCACtcttgtgcctaatccttattgtggctagcttcacaacacataacacgGTCCGGTCGAGACTCACAAGCcggatgaagctagctggctgcttataacgttagctttgggtagaagccccagaagttgcggtcgaacaaataatgctttattaccaacgcggtattgtaaacacatcgttcgtagccggtgtttgcttgtttacagacctttttgtacagctttgacagggCTACTGATAGTAGTTTGCTTGCACctgcaaattcagaacacacaacattctataatagaactgtTATTTGATGCGTCAAGTGTATATTTTTTCACgcacaaagacccaaacggcgttccatagtatgccTACACCAGTAGGGCAACATGTGTTCCGGTGCtcaaccagtcggcgaaagccaacatcacccatgaCAGAGAATGGTTGATTGTCATGGGCAATGAACTCCATTATCGTGCCGTTAATGGATTTCCCATTTGAGTTGTCTCagtgaaatgttcttactctttcaaattacttgttgactgctcgatccacacagcatacattgtgggctaggttaggaatgctgtgttgcgcAACAATTTACGTGGagtcattacgtcatgtacctacgttacacaggtatgcacgtcagctttgacatcggttttgcacatcaggGTTAAACTAGATacccgatgttggcatttttagctaatatcggaaCGATtctgatatgttcaccgatatatcgtacATCCCTAGTCACAACCGTTTGATCCAATACTTTTTCTATGGCCTGTCAGATCTAAAATTCACCACATGAACCAAGAAAAAACAACGTCCTCATTTACCCACCCTCTGTCCCAGCTGACAGGAGCTGCCAAAGTCCACGATCTTGATGGCGCTCCTCTTGGGGTTGCACAATAGGATGTTCTCGGGCTTCAGGTCACAGTGGATGATGCTGAGCTCGGGGGTGGCCAGGAACAATAGAGCCGTGCACATCTGCTGGGCAAACTTGCGTGTGAGGTTGAGCGAGACGCCGCGGAAGTTGGTGTTCCGCAGCAGGTCGTACAGGTTGTAGGAGAGCATCTCAAACACCAAACACAGGTGGCTCCGAAACATGAAGTGGCGCTTAAGGTgaactggagggagagggggagggagagggagaagagagaggagatatgagagagaaaaagagagagagagagaagaaaaaaaatactaaTTTGCATGTGTTGGTGAGGTGGATTTGCACGAAATACTAGTGATGTTAAACATACACAAGGCAATTGGATACTCTTGTCATTGACAATGGGcctgtttcccagacacagattaagcctcaTCCTGgagtaaaatacattttcaaatggGGTGTCACCCCCGAAAAATGCCCCAATGTGTCTATCAAGTAGATTGCGCACTAACAACAAGATGCCTTGGGGTCTTTCTGGTATTTCTATGGTAAATACTCCATCACAAAGTTGAACAGAGGTCaagtgtatgtacagtgcatttgtaaattattcagaccccttgagtttttccacattttgttatgttattcttATTTTAAAATAGATTTAAGGATttcttcccctcatcaatctacacacaaactccataatgaaaaagcaaaaacaggtttaaaacATTTTCTAGCAAATttgtacaaataaaaaacagaaatacctcacTTACATAGgtattaagaccctttgctatgagacttgaaattgatctcaggtgcatcctgtttccattgataatcttcgagatgtttctacaacgtggagtccacctgtggtaaattcaattgattggacatgatttggaaaggtatacacctgtctatataaaggccccatagttgacagtgcatgtcagagcaaaaaccaagccacgaggtctagggaattgtcagtagagctccaagacaggattgtatcgaggcacaaatctggggaagggtaccaaaacatttctgcagcattgaaggtccccaagaacacagtggcctccatcattcttaaatggaagaagtttggaaccaccaagactcttcgtagagctggccacccggccaaactgagcaatagggggagaagagcctcggcagggtggtgaccaagaaccggatggtcatgctgacagagctccagagttcctcagtggagatgggaaaaacttccagaaggacaaccatctctgcagcactccaccaaatcaggcctttatggtagagtggccagacggaagccactcctccgtaATAGGCACATGGCAGCtcgcttggtgtttgccaaaaggcacctaaaagactctcagaccatgagaaacaagattgtctggtctgatgaaaccaaaattgaactctttggcctgaatgccaagcgtcacgtctggaggaaacctggcaccatccctacggtgaagcatggtggtatgcagcatcatgctgtcagAATATTTTTCAGCgccaaggactgggagactagtcatgctcga
Proteins encoded in this region:
- the LOC109892822 gene encoding dual specificity tyrosine-phosphorylation-regulated kinase 1A isoform X1, with amino-acid sequence MHTGGETSACKPSSVRLAPSFSFHAAGLQMAAPMPHSHQQYSERHQQTTDKSVPALPYSEQAQQSVTSQVTPDVVMLQRRMPQCFRDPSSAPLRKLSIDLIKTYKCINEVYYAKKKRRHQQGQGDDSSHKKERKVFNDGYDDDNYDYIVKNGEKWMDRYEIDSLIGKGSFGQVVKAYDRVEQEWVAIKIIKNKKAFLNQAQIEVRLLELMNKHDTEMKYYIVHLKRHFMFRSHLCLVFEMLSYNLYDLLRNTNFRGVSLNLTRKFAQQMCTALLFLATPELSIIHCDLKPENILLCNPKRSAIKIVDFGSSCQLGQRIYQYIQSRFYRSPEVLLGMPYDLAIDMWSLGCILVEMHTGEPLFSGANEIDQMNKIVEVLGVPPNYILDQAPKARKFFEKMSDSTWGAKKTKDGKRYKPPGTRKLHSILGVEAGGPGGRRAGESGHAVADYLKFKDLILRMLDYDPKSRIQPYYALQHSFFKKTADEGTNTSSSVSTSPALEQSQSSGTTSSTSSSSGGSSGTSTSGRARSDPTHQLRHSGGHFSASVQVMDCENLCPQARQPFPPPVGWAGGEGVQTVTVETHPVQETTFHVPPQAPKAIHPLAPGNISSTHHHHHHGHHHHGHHHPHGQQGLPARPRPRLYRSPTNSASTENSMEVVHGHLSMTSLSSSASSSSTSSSSTGAQGNQAYQLRPLPTNAALDFGRNGSMTMGLGAFSNPRQETGMAGHPTYPMGMRQGIDREESPMAGVCVQQSSVASS
- the LOC109892822 gene encoding dual specificity tyrosine-phosphorylation-regulated kinase 1A isoform X4; protein product: MAAPMPHSHQQYSERHQQTTDKSVPALPYSEQAQQSVTSQRRMPQCFRDPSSAPLRKLSIDLIKTYKCINEVYYAKKKRRHQQGQGDDSSHKKERKVFNDGYDDDNYDYIVKNGEKWMDRYEIDSLIGKGSFGQVVKAYDRVEQEWVAIKIIKNKKAFLNQAQIEVRLLELMNKHDTEMKYYIVHLKRHFMFRSHLCLVFEMLSYNLYDLLRNTNFRGVSLNLTRKFAQQMCTALLFLATPELSIIHCDLKPENILLCNPKRSAIKIVDFGSSCQLGQRIYQYIQSRFYRSPEVLLGMPYDLAIDMWSLGCILVEMHTGEPLFSGANEIDQMNKIVEVLGVPPNYILDQAPKARKFFEKMSDSTWGAKKTKDGKRYKPPGTRKLHSILGVEAGGPGGRRAGESGHAVADYLKFKDLILRMLDYDPKSRIQPYYALQHSFFKKTADEGTNTSSSVSTSPALEQSQSSGTTSSTSSSSGGSSGTSTSGRARSDPTHQLRHSGGHFSASVQVMDCENLCPQARQPFPPPVGWAGGEGVQTVTVETHPVQETTFHVPPQAPKAIHPLAPGNISSTHHHHHHGHHHHGHHHPHGQQGLPARPRPRLYRSPTNSASTENSMEVVHGHLSMTSLSSSASSSSTSSSSTGAQGNQAYQLRPLPTNAALDFGRNGSMTMGLGAFSNPRQETGMAGHPTYPMGMRQGIDREESPMAGVCVQQSSVASS
- the LOC109892822 gene encoding dual specificity tyrosine-phosphorylation-regulated kinase 1A isoform X3, with the translated sequence MAAPMPHSHQQYSERHQQTTDKSVPALPYSEQAQQSVTSQVTPDVVMLQRRMPQCFRDPSSAPLRKLSIDLIKTYKCINEVYYAKKKRRHQQGQGDDSSHKKERKVFNDGYDDDNYDYIVKNGEKWMDRYEIDSLIGKGSFGQVVKAYDRVEQEWVAIKIIKNKKAFLNQAQIEVRLLELMNKHDTEMKYYIVHLKRHFMFRSHLCLVFEMLSYNLYDLLRNTNFRGVSLNLTRKFAQQMCTALLFLATPELSIIHCDLKPENILLCNPKRSAIKIVDFGSSCQLGQRIYQYIQSRFYRSPEVLLGMPYDLAIDMWSLGCILVEMHTGEPLFSGANEIDQMNKIVEVLGVPPNYILDQAPKARKFFEKMSDSTWGAKKTKDGKRYKPPGTRKLHSILGVEAGGPGGRRAGESGHAVADYLKFKDLILRMLDYDPKSRIQPYYALQHSFFKKTADEGTNTSSSVSTSPALEQSQSSGTTSSTSSSSGGSSGTSTSGRARSDPTHQLRHSGGHFSASVQVMDCENLCPQARQPFPPPVGWAGGEGVQTVTVETHPVQETTFHVPPQAPKAIHPLAPGNISSTHHHHHHGHHHHGHHHPHGQQGLPARPRPRLYRSPTNSASTENSMEVVHGHLSMTSLSSSASSSSTSSSSTGAQGNQAYQLRPLPTNAALDFGRNGSMTMGLGAFSNPRQETGMAGHPTYPMGMRQGIDREESPMAGVCVQQSSVASS